The nucleotide sequence GAGTCAATCCGTGGTGTGCAAAAAGCATTTGTGTATCAGCAGCACGTTCATTCACTCTCTGAGCAATCGCAGATTGAAAAAAAGAATCGGCAGATACGGCAGTGAGCATGTCGTTTCCGACAAAAGTTCTTCCATTTTCTCCAAAGATCAATACATCGTAATCGATCATTGGATGGATTTTTGAAAGAGAGTCATTCATTTTTTGGATTGTTCTTAGTTGCTGAAGCTGTTCCATATGTTGGGCTGGATCATTGGAAAAATAGCTTTTGACAGCTGGATTAGAATCAAAAGCGGCTAATGTATTCTCGATTGTATCATTCAAACTTTCAAATTCAGATTGAATCTTTTTTAGTACCACATCATTCGATTGATTGAACAGCTGGATATAGGCATCCCTTGATCGATGATAAATAAACAAAGAAATGACGATGGCTTGCAGAAAAAGACCGATGAACAAAATGAACAGAAGTTTGGCAAAGAGTTCATGCTCTTTGATTTTTTTTCTCATTTTACAAAAGTTCCTTTACGGTATTGAGAAGGTGTCATTCCTGTCTCTTCTTTAAAAACTCTGGAGAAATAACCCAGTTCGGTATAGCCGACTTTCTCACAGATTTCCGTCAAAGTAAGCCGTGTTTCCGTCAAAAAGAGCTTGGCTTTACTGATACGGACTTTTTTTAGATATTTTGAAAAGTTGATACCAAATTTTTCAGTAAAGATGGCTGAGAGATAGCTATATGAAAAATGATATTTTTCGGATAAAAGTTGTAAATTGATTTCTTTCTCATAATTTTCCTGGACGAACTCGTAGATCAAAGTCAAGATATCGAAATTGTCTTTTTTTGCATTTGCAGAAAAGTGGGTGAGTTTCTCAAGTGTTTCTTTGACAAGAATAGAAAAATCTTCGAAATACTCAGCATCGGCTAATAAAGAAGGAAGGGCGATCTTGAGCAAAGAAAGTTCTTCATTCCCAACATGCTCGTCAGCCAAAGCGTTGAGTAATGCATAGAAACGATTGATTGCCTCATGTTTCAAATAAGCTGGATCAATAGGCTGTTCCAATATCGTCGTGAAGAAATTCTCAAGTTCTTTGACAGCTAAAGCGTAGTCTTTATGAACGATTTTTGTTAAATAACTACTTGCTTGCTGCTCGTGGTTGGTTAATAACGGAAGAAGTTCATGCTGATAAGCAAGGTTCTTTCCCTTATGATAGAAACGTTGTCCTTTGGTGCAATTTCTGATCTCTTGGAATATTTCATTGATATCTTGGATTGCAAAAGAATCAGAAACAACAAAAAAATCACCTGGAAAAACTTCTTGACGAAACTTTTGAACAAACTTCCTAAGTGTATCTTTGGAATCAGTATTGATTACATAGCCGGATTCTTCCGAAAAGGTAGAAACAGGATAAATAGTAAACGAATCGTCGCTATCCATCAATGAATGGGTGATCGACTGTTTTTGTTTAGAGCCTTGTTTTGAACTGAATGGCCGTTTTTCGGTATATAACAGAAAAAACAAGGTGTGTTCAAAAAGAAGAGGGTCAAGCAATGGACGAGTTTGTCCAGCAATCTGCTGTGAAAGATTCTCGCAGATCTGCTCATAACGATTGGTGATTGGGCTTTTGTTGGGCTTTTTTTTGATTTTTTGTGAAACGGCAGTTAAGGAATTTAGAAAAAAATCAGGACTCAATCGAGGCTTTAAAAGATAATCAGCGACGCCTTCTTTAAAAGAATCTTTAACCATATCAAATTCATCATAGCTAGAGAGGATAAGGATCTGTGTTTCAGGTTGTTGCTGTTTTAATAGCCGCGATAATTCGATTCCATTTAATTCAGGCATCATTACATCTGTGACCACGATATCGATTGCATGTACCAAAGAAAAATCAAGCGCTTTCAACGGACTGGAAAAAGTCCCTATTAATTGAAACCCGTGCTCAGACCAATTGATCAACTGTTTCATTCCATCTAAAATCGTCTGTTCATCATCGATAAGAATTACGCGTATTGGCATTTTTTTACCCGCCTTAAGAATAGTCTTGTAATTTAAAAATACTTATTTCTAGGAGAAAATGCAAGGATATTTTTATTTTAAAGAAACCTCACCATTTCGATCTTTGGTCTAGATGCTAAGATTATTCCTTTTGTCATAGTTGATTTGTATTTTTTTATTATTTTAGGAGAAATTTTTGAAGTATCTGAATAATAAAGAAACCGTTTTCAAATTTTGGTATGATGAATGTAGCAAACGTAAACAACTAATGGATGGAAAAGGAGCGGATAAAAATGAACATCAGAAAGTTAATTGCTGGAGTCGTTTGTTTAGCGGCAGCATCAGGTTTCTTAACAGGATGCGGAAGTGCTAGTAGTACAGCAGACAAAGAAGAAAAAGTCACTGTCTGGGCGTGGGATGAGACATTCAATATCAAAGCAGTGAATGAAGCAAAAAAAGTTTATGAGAACGAAGAAACAGAGATAGAAGTTGTTACGATGTCTCAGGATGATATCGTTCAGAAACTGAACACCGCTTTAGCGAGCGGGAATACAGAAGGATTGCCCAATATCGTCTTGATTGAAGATTATAGGATACAAGGCTATTTGACTTCTTATCCAGATGCATTCGCTAATTTGTCTGCTATTGTAAAGGAAGATCATTTTGCACCGTATAAATTTGCGGTAAACAAAGTAGGAGATAAAATATACGGTGTTCCTTTCGATTCGGGCGTAACAGCAAACTTCTATCGTACGGATCTGATGGCAGAAGCAGGTTATACAGAAGAGGATATGGAGAATCTGAAGTGGGACGAGTATATTCAAGTAGCGCGAGATGTCAAAGAAAAGACGGGAAAGAAAATCGCTGAAGTCAATCCTTCTGACCTTGGTCGAGTAAGGATGATTATGCAACAGGCAGGAGAATGGTATACATCTGAAGATGGGGAGACAGTCACGATCCAAGACAATGCATCTTTAAAGTATGGTCTTGAATTGTTTGCCACTCTTTTGAAAGAAGATCTAGTCGAACAAACCTCTGACTGGAATGCTGGAGTAACTGCGATACAATCAGGAGCAGTAGCTTCTAGCCCAACTGGCGCTTGGTATTCTTCAACGATCCAAGGAGCAGAAAACCAATCTGGAAAATGGAAGATTGCACCAATACCTGCACTTCCAGAAAATCTGCAAAAAGCGCAAGCTTCTAACCTTGGCGGCGCTGGCTGGTATGTGATCAAAGGAGTAGCTGGAGAAGATTCAGCGAAAGATTTCCTAGAAGCAACGTTTGCTTCGAATGAAGAACTGATGGGCACTCTTGCGAAAGAAATCGGACTAGTATCTACGATGCTTAGCGCGAATGAACAAGAAGCTTATCAAGAAGCTTCTGAATTTTACAGTGGTCAAAAGATCTTTGACGATTTTTCAACATGGACATCTGAAATACCAGAAGTGAATTACGGACATGAGACCTATGCAATTGAAGCAGTCGTAGCTGAAGCTCTTCATCGAATCATCAATGGAGAAGAGACAGACAAGGTACTAGCAGATACACAAAAACAAGTAGAAGCACAATTGGCTAATTGATCGGTGGTAAAAAAGTGAATTTCTTCGCTTTTTCATCAGACAAACGAAAAGACAAAAAAGATCACGTCTGCCTTACAGATATTGTCTTTCTTGTCTTTTCATGTAGATAATCAATGATAGAATTGGAGGGAAAAGAATGAAGCAGAAAGATTTATTCAAAAACGGGCATGCTTTTTTAATCTTGCCAGTCATTTTGATATCAATCATGGTTTTTATTCCGATGGTTTTGGCTTTGATCACGTCTTTTCAAAGTGGTCCCCCTGTCAATATGACATTTAACGGGTTAGGTAATTATCAGCGGATGTTGACAGATGCAACTTTTAAAAAAGCTTTTTTTAATACATTCCTGTATTTACTTGTACAAGTACCGATCATGTTGTTTCTAGCACTTTTTATTTCCAACCTTTTAAATGATAAAAAGTTGAAATATAAAGGGTTGTTTCGAACCGCTATCTTTCTTCCATGTATCACTTCGATGGTCAGTTATTCTCTGATCATGAAAAGTCTATTTTCTCAATCTGGCCTTGTAAACAACTTGTTGTTGGGCATTGGTATGATTGACACACCGATTGGCTGGTTGACTCATCCAATTTGGGCGAGAGTTCTGATCATTCTTTCGATCACTTGGCGTTGGACTGGATACAATATGATTTTTTTCCTTTCAGGCATGCAAAATATTGATTCGGAGATTTATGAAGCAGCATCTATTGACGGTGCTTCTAAATGGCAGCAGTTTATCAAAGTGACGATCCCAAATTTAAAACCAATCATTTTGTTTACTTCCATTACTTCGACGATCGGGACATTGCAGCTTTTTGATGAAGTACAAAATATTACTGGCGGGGGACCAGCAAATGCAACGACCACCCTATCTCAATACATCTATAATTTGAGTTATAAATTCACGCCTAATTTTGGATATGCGGCAGCAGTTTCCTTTGTTATTGTTTCCTTTATTGTGATATTGTCGATAATCCAAACGAAAGTAGGAGGAGAAAGTCGATGAAAAATATGGTAGAAAAAGAAACAATCGAACGCCCCAACGTCAAAAAACAAGCATTAGAACTTCGTTCGACAATTGGGTCAGTATTAAAGTATACAGCATTAAGCATCCTATCATTTATTTCCATTTTCCCTTTTGTCTGGATGGTTTTGGGAATGACGAATACACCCGTGGATATCACATCGGGAAAAATAAAGATTGGCAGTAACTTGATCATCAATTTTCAAAATTTGTTTTCCAATGAGCTGAATTTTACTCGTTCCCTTTGGAATTCAGCGATGATCGCTTTGGTGACCACTGTGTTTGCATTGCTGATTTCGTCAATGTCAGGATATGGATTTGAGATTTATCAAAGTAAACGAAAAGACCTAATTTTCAATATTCTACTGCTATCGATGATGGTTCCTTTTGCGGCATTGATGATCCCTTTATATCGAATGTTTTCACAATTGAACGGAACGGTTTTGGGAATCAACAGTTTCTTGGTTGTCATCCTGCCATCTGTTAGCACTGCTTTTTTGATCTTCTTCTTTCGACAAAATGTTAAATCTTTTCCAAAAGATCTAGTAGAAGCCGCTCGATTAGACGGTCTAAAAGAACTAAGTATTTTTTTTAGAGTGTATATGCCGACGGCTAAAAATACCTATGCCGCGGCTGCAATCATCACATTCATGAGTAGCTGGAACAATTATTTATGGCCCTTAGTAGCTTTGCAATCTCCTGATAAACGGACGGTTCCGCTTGTTTTATCTGCTATGGGTGCTTCCTATACACCAGACTATGGAATGATCATGGCTGGATTAGTCATCGCTACTTTACCAACTGCCATCGTATTTTTTGTTTTGCAAAAGCAATTCGTTCAAGGAATGATCGGCTCTGTAAAATAAAAAAACACAATAAGCGCGTTCCTTCAAAGTCATTTTTCCAAGTAAAAAGATACTTTTGGGACGTGTGTTATTTTATGTTGAGAAAAATTAAATGATAACGTTTTAAGTTTGTGCTCGAAAACTCTTTCATTTTAAGGTAAACTTAAAGAGTAAAGGAGGAGGATACATGCTAAAAAATTTTAAAGAAGTGATTGCTGCTATATTGCCGATGACTGTCCTGATTGTCATTTTAACGTTTGTTTTTGCACCGTTAGAAGGAGAAGACCTCGCTTCATTTCTGGTTGGTGCGGCAATCATGATGATCGGAATGACGCTCTTTTTGTTTGGAGCAGATTATTCTATGATGGAAGTCGGAGATCTAGTAGGGAAATATATGATCAAAAAGAAAAGTTTGACTGTTTTGGTCAGTTTGGGATTTGCTATCGGGATCGTGATCACGATTGCTGAACCTTCCGTGCAAGTTTTGGGACAACAAGTATATGATATATCTGACGGAGAGATTGGCAGAGTGTTGCTGATTGGGATCGTCAGCGTCGGCACTGGAGTATTTCTAGCCTTTGCGCTGCTTCGGGTCGTATTCAAGCTATCCTATTATCAATTGATGGCTATAGGCTACATAGGCGTTTTGATCGCCTCATTTTTCACCAGTTCCGAATTTATGCCGATTGCTTTTGATTCGGGGGGAGTGACTACTGGTCCAGTAACTGTTCCATTTATCTTGGCCCTTGCCGGAGGGATGACTAGTATGATCAAACAAAAGAAAAATGAAAATGACAGTTTTGGAATGGTCGGTATTGCTTCGTTAGGGCCGATTCTTGCCGTGATGATTTTGGGGGTGATCTTCCAATGAGTTTCTGGCAGCAAGTGATAGATGGAATCGAAATCGTTACCATGGAAGTCATTTTGGCAGTGGCACCTATCGTAATCCTATTTGTTTTAATGAATATCATTAGTTTTCGTATGCGCAAAAAGCGTTTCTTTGACATTATGAAAGGTTTCTTGATAACGACTATTGGGTTGATCCTTTTCCTGCACGGAGTCAATATGGCTTATGTACCGGTAGGACAGCATTTAGGCAGTGCTATTGCGGGATTGCCTTACAATTATATACTGGTTCCCCTTGGCTTTTTAATGGGGTTCTTAGTAGGGTTTGCTGAGCCGGCGATTCATGTAATGGTCAAACAGGTTGAAGAATTGAGCGAGGGGAGAATCCGATCGAAAATCATGCTGATGGTAATTTCAATTGGGATCGGCGCAGCAGTAGGATTGTCTATGTGGCGTTTGCTCGTCGGATTCTCTCTTTATTATTTCTTGATCCCAGGATACGGGCTAGCATTTATTTTAGGACGAAAAGTGGACAAGATCTTTTTAGCAATGGCTTTTGATAACGGTGGAGTAGCAACGGGCCCGATGTGTTCGACATTTATTTTATCAATGAGCGTGGCAATCGCTGCACAAATTGAAGGAAGAGATCCGATCATTGACGGGTTTGGTGTGGTTGCAATGATTGCATTGACACCAATATTATCCACTTTAGTACTAGGATATATTTATAAACGAAAAGATGAAAAAGACAGAATCGAAAAAGAAAGATTGCAAAAATTGGGGGAAAGCAAATGAAAGATCTTGTAGCATTGAATCTTCACATGATTGTGACGATCGTTGACGGAGGAATGGGCGAAGATGTTATCGACTTTTCAAAAGAAGCAGGTGCAGCAGGCGGAACGATCTTACATGGAAGAGGTTCTGGTGTACATGATTCAGGGAAATTTTTAGGTTTGGACATTTCGCCAGAAAAAGATATTGTGTTGACATTAGTACCCGATAGTTTGACGAATAAAGTAATGGATGCGATTGGTCAAGGCATCAACATCGATATTCCAGGTAATGGTATTTGTTTTAGTATTGATGTAGACAAAGTCATTGGTATCACTAAGATTCATCAATATCGAGAAATTATCGGAATGCAAGAACTTTTAGATGAAAATAACGATAGAGAAAAGTCTGAATCATAGACAAGCGTTTGAAGAGGAAATAAACACAAACAAGAAGGCGGATGAGCGTTATTTCCGCTTTTTTGTTTGTATTTTTCTCGTGAATACTTATGAAATAGTAAATTTTTATGAAATTCTACTCTAAGCATCAGACTTTCTTTTCAAAATATGCTATTTTAAAAATGATGAAAAAAGGGGGAGAAAAATGAATTTTTTAGTTGTTTTAAAAGATACTCTGATTGAGCGATCTACATTTCTATATGTTCAATTGCAGGAAAATAAAACATTGCTGCATTTTTCACCAGAGTTCCATCTAGAGGGGCTAACATTAGGAGAAATCTATCAAGCAGAAGGGCTGTCGGCTGTTTTGCACTTTTTTAAGGTAGAATTGGAATTACCAGTAAAAGATTATATCGAGCTTTCTCTTGAATCTTGGGATCGAGCAGTGGTTGAACTGTTTCCAGAAGGTTTAATGATCGATACAAACGATGGGAAGATCCATCTGACTGCAGCAGAACT is from Enterococcus faecium and encodes:
- a CDS encoding DUF1538 domain-containing protein encodes the protein MLKNFKEVIAAILPMTVLIVILTFVFAPLEGEDLASFLVGAAIMMIGMTLFLFGADYSMMEVGDLVGKYMIKKKSLTVLVSLGFAIGIVITIAEPSVQVLGQQVYDISDGEIGRVLLIGIVSVGTGVFLAFALLRVVFKLSYYQLMAIGYIGVLIASFFTSSEFMPIAFDSGGVTTGPVTVPFILALAGGMTSMIKQKKNENDSFGMVGIASLGPILAVMILGVIFQ
- a CDS encoding carbohydrate ABC transporter permease, encoding MKNMVEKETIERPNVKKQALELRSTIGSVLKYTALSILSFISIFPFVWMVLGMTNTPVDITSGKIKIGSNLIINFQNLFSNELNFTRSLWNSAMIALVTTVFALLISSMSGYGFEIYQSKRKDLIFNILLLSMMVPFAALMIPLYRMFSQLNGTVLGINSFLVVILPSVSTAFLIFFFRQNVKSFPKDLVEAARLDGLKELSIFFRVYMPTAKNTYAAAAIITFMSSWNNYLWPLVALQSPDKRTVPLVLSAMGASYTPDYGMIMAGLVIATLPTAIVFFVLQKQFVQGMIGSVK
- a CDS encoding P-II family nitrogen regulator, translating into MKDLVALNLHMIVTIVDGGMGEDVIDFSKEAGAAGGTILHGRGSGVHDSGKFLGLDISPEKDIVLTLVPDSLTNKVMDAIGQGINIDIPGNGICFSIDVDKVIGITKIHQYREIIGMQELLDENNDREKSES
- a CDS encoding ABC transporter substrate-binding protein; protein product: MNIRKLIAGVVCLAAASGFLTGCGSASSTADKEEKVTVWAWDETFNIKAVNEAKKVYENEETEIEVVTMSQDDIVQKLNTALASGNTEGLPNIVLIEDYRIQGYLTSYPDAFANLSAIVKEDHFAPYKFAVNKVGDKIYGVPFDSGVTANFYRTDLMAEAGYTEEDMENLKWDEYIQVARDVKEKTGKKIAEVNPSDLGRVRMIMQQAGEWYTSEDGETVTIQDNASLKYGLELFATLLKEDLVEQTSDWNAGVTAIQSGAVASSPTGAWYSSTIQGAENQSGKWKIAPIPALPENLQKAQASNLGGAGWYVIKGVAGEDSAKDFLEATFASNEELMGTLAKEIGLVSTMLSANEQEAYQEASEFYSGQKIFDDFSTWTSEIPEVNYGHETYAIEAVVAEALHRIINGEETDKVLADTQKQVEAQLAN
- a CDS encoding DUF1538 domain-containing protein: MSFWQQVIDGIEIVTMEVILAVAPIVILFVLMNIISFRMRKKRFFDIMKGFLITTIGLILFLHGVNMAYVPVGQHLGSAIAGLPYNYILVPLGFLMGFLVGFAEPAIHVMVKQVEELSEGRIRSKIMLMVISIGIGAAVGLSMWRLLVGFSLYYFLIPGYGLAFILGRKVDKIFLAMAFDNGGVATGPMCSTFILSMSVAIAAQIEGRDPIIDGFGVVAMIALTPILSTLVLGYIYKRKDEKDRIEKERLQKLGESK
- a CDS encoding carbohydrate ABC transporter permease, encoding MKQKDLFKNGHAFLILPVILISIMVFIPMVLALITSFQSGPPVNMTFNGLGNYQRMLTDATFKKAFFNTFLYLLVQVPIMLFLALFISNLLNDKKLKYKGLFRTAIFLPCITSMVSYSLIMKSLFSQSGLVNNLLLGIGMIDTPIGWLTHPIWARVLIILSITWRWTGYNMIFFLSGMQNIDSEIYEAASIDGASKWQQFIKVTIPNLKPIILFTSITSTIGTLQLFDEVQNITGGGPANATTTLSQYIYNLSYKFTPNFGYAAAVSFVIVSFIVILSIIQTKVGGESR
- a CDS encoding helix-turn-helix domain-containing protein, yielding MDSDDSFTIYPVSTFSEESGYVINTDSKDTLRKFVQKFRQEVFPGDFFVVSDSFAIQDINEIFQEIRNCTKGQRFYHKGKNLAYQHELLPLLTNHEQQASSYLTKIVHKDYALAVKELENFFTTILEQPIDPAYLKHEAINRFYALLNALADEHVGNEELSLLKIALPSLLADAEYFEDFSILVKETLEKLTHFSANAKKDNFDILTLIYEFVQENYEKEINLQLLSEKYHFSYSYLSAIFTEKFGINFSKYLKKVRISKAKLFLTETRLTLTEICEKVGYTELGYFSRVFKEETGMTPSQYRKGTFVK